One Phaseolus vulgaris cultivar G19833 chromosome 2, P. vulgaris v2.0, whole genome shotgun sequence DNA window includes the following coding sequences:
- the LOC137811783 gene encoding polygalacturonase inhibitor 1, whose protein sequence is MTQFNIPVTMSSSLSIILVILVSLRTALSELCNPQDKQALLQIKKDLGNPTTLSSWLPTTDCCNRTWLGVLCDTDTQTYRVNNLDLSGHNLPKPYPIPSSLANLPYLNFLYIGGINNLVGPIPPAIAKLTQLHYLYITHTNVSGAIPDFLSQIKTLVTLDFSYNALSGTLPPSISSLPNLGGITFDGNRISGAIPDSYGSFSKLFTAMTISRNRLTGKIPPTFANLNLAFVDLSRNMLEGDASVLFGSDKNTKKIHLAKNSLAFDLGKVGLSKNLNGLDLRNNRIYGTLPQGLTQLKFLQSLNVSFNNLCGEIPQGGNLKRFDVSSYANNKCLCGSPLPSCT, encoded by the coding sequence ATGACTCAATTCAATATCCCAGTAACCATGTCTTCAAGCTTAAGCATAATTTTGGTCATTCTTGTATCTTTGAGAACTGCACTCTCAGAGCTATGCAACCCACAAGATAAGCAAGCCCTTCTCCAAATCAAGAAAGACCTTGGCAACCCAACCACTCTCTCTTCATGGCTTCCAACCACCGACTGTTGTAACAGAACCTGGCTAGGTGTTTTATGCGACACCGACACCCAAACATATCGCGTCAACAACCTCGACCTCTCCGGCCATAACCTCCCAAAACCCTACCCTATCCCTTCCTCCCTCGCCAACCTCCCCTACCTCAATTTTCTATACATTGGCGGCATCAATAACCTCGTCGGTCCAATCCCCCCCGCCATCGCTAAACTCACCCAACTCCACTATCTCTATATCACTCACACCAATGTCTCCGGCGCAATACCCGATTTCTTGTCACAGATCAAAACCCTCGTCACCCTCGACTTCTCCTACAACGCCCTCTCCGGCACCCTCCCTCCCTCCATCTCTTCTCTCCCCAACCTCGGAGGAATCACATTCGACGGCAACCGAATCTCCGGCGCCATCCCCGACTCCTACGGCTCGTTTTCGAAGCTGTTTACGGCGATGACCATCTCCCGCAACCGCCTCACCGGGAAGATTCCACCGACGTTTGCGAATCTGAACCTGGCGTTCGTTGACTTGTCTCGGAACATGCTGGAGGGTGACGCGTCGGTGTTGTTCGGGTCAGATAAGAACACGAAGAAGATACATCTGGCGAAGAACTCTCTTGCTTTTGATTTGGGGAAAGTGGGGTTGTCAAAGAACTTGAACGGGTTGGATCTGAGGAACAACCGTATCTATGGGACGCTACCTCAGGGACTAACGCAGCTAAAGTTTCTGCAAAGTTTAAATGTGAGCTTCAACAATCTGTGCGGTGAGATTCCTCAAGGTGGGAACTTGAAAAGGTTTGACGTTTCTTCTTATGCCAACAACAAGTGCTTGTGTGGTTCTCCTCTTCCTTCCTGCACTTAA
- the LOC137811784 gene encoding probable WRKY transcription factor 14 has translation MCNILGPIMDNYQGDLSDIIRASGASYGSCSMGTSSSKACAPFSLDHFSSVLEGFNSNFGDPFSNTRDPFLHELELPAASAAYFNSTTSSAEISSSGALEEATCFRDGVAGNSNSCVLKETILEDDDMRRPCNSILANMIQISPPNDKLPILSVVDALSRTLKPSGVGLGDNMTNVKKTLEDDCLVGNSNKKEMQISSPQNPGLKRRKSPAKKSICVPAPAAPNSRQSGEVVPSDLWAWRKYGQKPIKGSPYPRGYYRCSSSKGCPARKQVERSRTDPNLLVITYTSEHNHPWPTHRNALAGSSRSQPSSKGNNIGASKNSETSHQNEEEQHEDSNSDSNNVNNSACVQEEKQFETDDGEFSDIGLPYKAISNVKSYEQLDQGLFAELGKIQKAHSLNLISPPQGFDDQQRESNALDSFHSFDWSGDNSTKFHLI, from the exons ATGTGCAACATCCTTGGTCCAATTATGGACAACTATCAAGGTGATTTAAGCGACATAATTCGTGCTAGTGGTGCATCATATGGCAGTTGCAGCATGGGAACTTCATCATCTAAAGCTTGTGCTCCGTTTTCTCTCGATCACTTCTCTTCTGTTTTGGAAGGGTTTAATAGCAACTTTGGTGATCCGTTCTCAAACACGAGAGATCCCTTTCTACATGAGCTTGAATTGCCTGCAGCCTCTGCTGCCTACTTTAACAGCACAACAAGTTCTGCAGAAATTAGCAGTTCTGGGGCATTGGAAGAAGCAACTTGTTTCCGTGATGGGGTTGCTGGTAATAGTAATAGTTGTGTTTTGAAAGAAACGATTCTTGAGGATGATGACATGAGAAGGCCTTGTAATAGCATATTGGCAAACATGATTCAGATCTCTCCCCCCAATGATAAGTTACCCATCTTGTCAGTGGTGGATGCTTTGTCACGGACACTCAAGCCTTCTGGTGTGGGTTTAGGTGATAACATGACTAATGTGAAGAAGACCTTGGAAGATGATTGCTTGGTGGGCAACAGCAACAAAAAAGAAATGCAGATCTCATCTCCACAGAATCCAGGTCTTAAGAGAAG GAAGAGCCCAGCAAAAAAGTCTATTTGTGTTCCTGCACCAGCTGCACCAAACAGCAGACAAAGTGGCGAGGTAGTCCCTTCTGATCTGTGGGCTTGGAGAAAATATGGTCAGAAACCCATTAAAGGCTCTCCATATCCAAG GGGTTACTATAGATGCAGCAGCTCAAAGGGTTGCCCTGCCAGAAAGCAAGTTGAGAGGAGCAGAACAGATCCAAACCTGTTGGTCATTACTTACACGTCAGAGCACAACCATCCATGGCCAACTCACAGAAATGCTCTCGCTGGTTCTTCTCGATCCCAACCTTCATCCAAGGGCAACAACATTGGTGCTTCAAAGAATTCAGAAACCAGCCACCAAAACGAGGAAGAGCAGCATGAGGACAGCAACAGTGACAGCAATAATGTAAATAATAGTGCATGTGTTCAGGAAGAGAAGCAGTTTGAGACGGATGATGGAGAATTCAGTGATATTGGACTCCCTTACAAGGCAATATCTAATGTGAAGAGCTACGAACAACTTGATCAGGGTTTGTTTGCAGAATTGGGAAAAATACAAAAAGCTCACTCACTAAACCTAATCTCTCCACCACAAGGTTTTGATGATCAGCAAAGGGAATCCAACGCTTTAGATTCATTCCATAGCTTTGACTGGAGCGGTGATAACAGCACCAAGTTCCACCTTATTTGA